Genomic window (Aurantimicrobium sp. INA4):
TGACGTACTGGTTTGTGACTGCCGTAATTTCAGGCGCGTAGTGGAGTAAGCCGGCAATAAACTGGCGGCCAACCTTTGAAAGTTGGTACTTAGCTCCTGCTTCGTAGAAGGCGTTGTTGTCGCCTTCAAACAAGGACATGTGGGTGTGCATACCGCTACCTGGGTGCTCTGCAAAAGGCTTAGGCATGAAGGTTGCATACACGCCCTGCTCCATGGCAACTTCCTTGATAACAGTTCTGAAAGTCATGATGTTATCTGCAGTTGTCAGTGCGTCTGCGTAACGCAGGTCAATTTCGTTCTGTCCAGGCCCTGCTTCATGGTGACTGAACTCAACCGAAATGCCGATGTCTTCGAGCATGCGTACAGACCTGCGACGGAAATCATGTGCTGTTCCGCCAGGAACGTTGTCAAAGTAACCGGCGTGATCAATAGGTTGAGCACCACCATTTGCCCAGTCAGAATCTTTCAGAAGGTAAAACTCAATTTCAGGGTGGGTGTAGAACGTAAAGCCACGTTCTGCCGCCTTTGCAAGCGTGCGCTTAAGAACATTTCGTGGGTCTGAGACTGCAGGCTGACCATCAGGGGTGTTGATGTCACAGAACATACGGGCAGTGGGGTCGATTTCCCCACGCCAGGGCAAGATCTGGAAGGTGGAGGGATCGGGGTGTGCGAGGACATCTGCTTCATATGCGCGTGTAAGTCCTTCGATGGCAGAACCATCAATTCCGACCCCTTCGGCAAAGGCACCTTCTACTTCAGCAGGCGCAACAGCAACAGACTTGAGAGTACCGTTCACGTCAGTGAACCACAGTCGAACGAACTTTACGCCGCGCTCTTCAATAGTGCGCAATACGAAGTCTTGTTGCTTGTCCATAAGAACCCTTTCCTATCGCTACTAGGCTACTTGTTATGCCGATTCTTCGCTTGGCTCTTGCCCAGACAAACCCACGTTTAGGGGATTTTTC
Coding sequences:
- a CDS encoding glutamine synthetase family protein produces the protein MDKQQDFVLRTIEERGVKFVRLWFTDVNGTLKSVAVAPAEVEGAFAEGVGIDGSAIEGLTRAYEADVLAHPDPSTFQILPWRGEIDPTARMFCDINTPDGQPAVSDPRNVLKRTLAKAAERGFTFYTHPEIEFYLLKDSDWANGGAQPIDHAGYFDNVPGGTAHDFRRRSVRMLEDIGISVEFSHHEAGPGQNEIDLRYADALTTADNIMTFRTVIKEVAMEQGVYATFMPKPFAEHPGSGMHTHMSLFEGDNNAFYEAGAKYQLSKVGRQFIAGLLHYAPEITAVTNQYVNSYKRLWGGGEAPAFANWGHNNRSALVRVPVYKPGKGQSARIEYRAIDSAANPYLAYSVLLAAGLKGIEQSMDLPAEAEENAWELTDTERKALGYKPLPSSLNNAISLMEESELVAETLGSKVFDYVLRNKRQEWADYRNQVTNFELRSNLETL